From Xyrauchen texanus isolate HMW12.3.18 chromosome 12, RBS_HiC_50CHRs, whole genome shotgun sequence, one genomic window encodes:
- the LOC127652257 gene encoding ATP-sensitive inward rectifier potassium channel 12-like translates to MSVGRPHRYSIVSSSEEEVYRHGNMPALGNGFGNGKIQTRRKVRSRFVNKTGQCNVSFAHMDEQSQRYLADIFTTCVDIRWRWMFILFSLAFVLSWLAFGFAFWTIALIHGDLDRPSGDDFTPCVMQVNSFVAAFLFSVETQTTIGYGFRFVTEECPLAVFMVVFQSIVGCIIDSFMIGAIMAKMARPKKRAETILFSHNAVIAMRDGKLCLMWRVGNLRKSHIVEAHVRAQLIKPRITEEGEYIPLDQIDINVGYDQGFDRIFLVAPLTILHEINEESPLFGISKQDLETANFEIVVVLEGMVEATAMTAQVRSSYLSSEILWGHRFEPVVFEEKNQYKVDYSHFHKTYEVPSTPCCSGKDMAESKSLESGANFCYENELAFISRDEEEQDEERVESATELETLSANLNFDQRSFHKESEI, encoded by the coding sequence ATGAGTGTGGGCAGGCCCCACCGTTACAGCATTGTGTCATCGTCGGAGGAGGAGGTGTATCGCCACGGCAACATGCCCGCCCTCGGCAATGGCTTTGGCAATGGCAAGATCCAGACGCGGAGGAAAGTGCGGAGCCGCTTCGTAAACAAGACGGGCCAGTGCAATGTCAGTTTTGCACATATGGACGAGCAATCCCAGCGTTACCTTGCAGACATTTTTACCACATGTGTGGACATCCGCTGGCGCTGGATGTTCATCCTTTTCTCCCTTGCTTTTGTGCTTTCCTGGCTTGCATTTGGTTTTGCCTTCTGGACCATTGCTCTTATCCACGGTGACTTAGACAGACCTTCTGGAGATGACTTCACACCATGTGTCATGCAGGTCAACAGCTTTGTTGCGGCATTTTTGTTCTCGGTTGAGACACAAACCACGATTGGCTATGGGTTCCGTTTTGTGACTGAGGAGTGTCCACTAGCTGTGTTCATGGTTGTCTTCCAGTCCATTGTGGGCTGCATTATTGACTCCTTTATGATTGGCGCCATCATGGCCAAAATGGCGCGACCTAAAAAACGGGCCGAGACAATACTGTTCTCGCACAATGCTGTCATTGCTATGCGTGATGGAAAGTTGTGCTTAATGTGGCGGGTTGGGAACTTGAGGAAAAGTCACATTGTTGAGGCTCACGTGCGGGCGCAACTTATTAAGCCCCGAATAACAGAAGAAGGTGAATATATCCCACTCGATCAGATTGACATCAATGTGGGCTATGACCAAGGTTTTGACCGCATCTTCCTAGTTGCCCCCCTCACTATCCTCCATGAGATAAATGAGGAGAGTCCACTGTTTGGAATCAGCAAGCAGGACCTGGAAACAGCTAATTTTGAGATTGTGGTCGTACTAGAAGGGATGGTTGAGGCAACTGCGATGACGGCTCAGGTTCGCAGCTCCTACCTGTCCAGTGAGATCTTATGGGGCCATCGCTTTGAGCCAGTGGTGTTTGAGGAAAAGAACCAGTATAAGGTAGACTACTCGCACTTCCATAAAACCTATGAAGTGCCCTCAACGCCGTGTTGCAGCGGCAAAGACATGGCCGAGAGCAAGTCCCTGGAGTCTGGTGCCAACTTCTGTTATGAGAATGAGTTGGCCTTTATTAGCAGGGATGAAGAGGAACAAGATGAGGAGAGGGTTGAGAGTGCGACTGAGCTAGAGACGCTTTCGGCCAATCTGAACTTTGATCAGAGGTCATTTCACAAAGAATCAGAAATCTAA